GCCATCCTGGGGGCATTCGTCATCTGGGGGGTCTGGACGGGCACGGCCTTCCTGACGGACAGGCTCGGGCCGACCCTCGCGGCCATCTCGCCGCAGCTGCCGGCCCGAGCCCCGTACCTGCGTTACCTCGTCATCGCGCTCATCCTCGAGCTCATCCTGCTTTTCCGCCCCCAGGGGCTGCTGGGGGAGGAGCGGCGGGTCTCCGCCTTCTAGCGGCGCGCTACTGCCTGGGGATTTCGTTGGGCCGCCGGATGGCGACGGTTTCGATGGCGCCCCCGTGGTACCGCCAGATCTCGACCGGGGTGATGACGTCCCCGTTTTCGTCGAAGTCCACCTCGCCGGCCGCGCCCGTGTAGTCGACATCCCGGCCCTGGCGGATGAGGCGCAGGGCCTGGGCGAAGTCGCCCACCCCCACCCGCTCGCCCGGCGGGTTGGAGACGCGGCGCAGGCGGTCTCGCAGGTTTACGCCCGTCACCGGCACCCCGTCAGCGAGGCACCGGGCGATGGCCAGCCCGACGACCGCCACGGCATCGTAGGCGGTGTCCATGTACGGCAAATTGGGGCGGGCGCCGTAAGCCGCCTGATAAGCCTCGGCGAACCGGCTCCACCCGGCCCACTGCGGGTCGGAAGCCGGCGTGGTGCCAAGCTGGCCCTCGACGAGCCCAGCCCCCAGCACCTTGACGATCTCTTCCGACTTGGTCCCGTCCGTGAACTGGAAGCGCTTGAAGCCGAACACGTCCACGGCCTCCTTGAGGTAAACCGTGGCCTGGCCGGGATAGGTGGCCGCCACGAGCACGTCCGGGTTGTCTCGCAGCGCGGCTGCCAGTTCCGGCGTGTAGGTCGGCTTGGGCTCCTCGGGAACGGCCACCTGCGCCGTCACCACCCCGCCCCGGCGCTTGAACGACTCGGCGAACACGCTGGCAAGTCCCTGGCCGTAGGGGTTGTTCACGTAGATGACGGCCGCGCGGCTGAAGCGGTAGCCCGGGACGAGCTCGCCGGCGGCCAGCTGTGCGGCCACCACGGCCTGCAGGGCATCCGATGCCACCGTGCGGAACAGCAGATCCTTGCCCTGGTCGGCAGGAAGGACGCTGAGCAGCGGCGAGGTGCCGGAGTGCGTGATCTGGAGCACGCCGGCGGGGATGGTCACCGATTCGGCGACCGGCACCGTCACCCCTGTGGCGAGCGCCCCGATGATGGCGGGCACCCGGTCGACCTCGACCAGCTTGCGGGCCCGGTCGACCCCGATGGACGGGGTCGTGGAGGCATCCTCGTAGATGAGCTGGAGGATGGGCCCGCCGAAGACCTCCCGGGCCGCCTGGTTGATCTGGCGGGCGGCCAGCTCGAGGGCGTTGCGGTGATGCGGGCCGAACTCGCCGAGCGGCCCCGTGAAGTCGAGGAGCGCCCCGACCTTGACGGGCGCAAGCGCGCTCTGCGACGCGAGCGCCTCGAGGGGGCGGAGCGTGAGCCGCCCGAGGCCACCGGCGGCTGCGAACAGACCCGCGGCGGCCCCCAACCCTTTCAATAACGTGCGACGCTCGAGCCGGCGTTCGTGACGTCGCCCTTGCGGGCGACGCGAAGTCTCCTCGGGCCGGCGTGAACCAGGTGCAGCATGCCACATCCAGACCTCAGCTCCTCTCGCCTGCACGCTCTGCTCGCCTCACCTGCCCCGGCAGCCCCTCGCCCGTGGGAAAGGGCGGCGGGCTGCGCGAGCCTGCGGAAGCGGCGGGACGAGGTGTCGATTCTCGAAGCGATGGCATGTTCCTCCTGATCCCCGCCACCGGTTGTATAATGAGGGGCAGGTCAGCCTACTGGCAGCAAGATGAGAGCGGGCAGGCCGCCCGGCGAGACAGGCGAGAGGAGCGAGCTTCGAGACGAGCCATGCCCCCCACGCCGGTAGAAGAGCCTCATCCCCCCGACACGTTGCTCGAGGTGAGTGGCCTGGTCAAGCGATTCGGGGGCCTGCGGGCGGTGGATGGCCTCACGCTTCGCGTCCGACAGGGCACCATCACCGGCCTCATCGGGCCTAACGGCGCCGGAAAATCCACCCTGTTCGACCTGATCACCGGGTTTGCTGCGCCCGACGCCGGCCGCATCCGGTTGCGCGGCGACGACATCACGGGCCTGCCGCCGCACCGCATCTTCCAGAAGGGCGTCGCCCGGACCTTCCAGATTCCCCGGGTCCACCGCAGTCTGACCGTCCTGGAAAACTTGATGCTCGTGCCGCCCGGCCAGATCGGCGAGCGGCCGTGGAACCCGTGGCTGCGCCCCGGGGCAGTTCGCCGGCAGGAGGCCGCCGTGCGGGAGCGGGCGCTGGAGGTCCTGGCGTTCGTGGAGTTGCTGCACGAAAAGGACGAGCGCGCCGGGCACCTGTCCGGTGGGCAGCGCAAGCTCCTGGAGCTGGCCCGCACCATGATGGCCGACCCTGTACTGGTGCTGCTCGATGAGCCCGGCGCCGGCGTGAACCCCACCCTCCTGCGCCGGCTGGCGGGCGCCATCGAGCGGCTGCGCCGGGAGCGGGGGGTCACGTTTTTGGTCATCGAGCACGACATGAGCCTCGTCATGAGCTTGTGCAACCCGGTCGTCGTCATGAGCGAGGGTCGCAAGCTGGCCGAGGGGGCCCCTGGTGCCATCCGAGAGGACCCCGCGGTCCTGGAGGCGTACCTTGGCGGCCAGTATGCCTTCGCTGCCGTCTGAGGGTGTCATGGCACTTCTGCGAGTCAAACGCCTGAGCGCGGGTTACGGCGACGCCCAGGTGCTCTTCGACGTCTCGATCGAGGTCGGCGCGGGCGAGATCGTCTGCGTCATCGGGCCGAACGGTGCAGGAAAGTCGACGCTGATGAAGGCCCTATTCGGGCTGGTGCAGCCGTCAGCGGGGCGCATCGAGTTCGACGGGGCGGACGTCACCGGGCTTTCGCCGGAGCGCCTGGTGCGCCTGGGGATGGCCTACGTTCCCCAGGTGGACAACGTGTTTGCGTCCCTGACCGTGGAAGAGAACCTCGAGATGGGCGCCTTCGTCCTCAACGAGGGCCTGGAGGCGCGCAAGGAACGCATCTTCTCCCTCTTCCCCGCTCTGCGCGAGCGGCGCCGCCAGCGGGTGGGCCGCATGTCGGGCGGAGAGCGGCAGATGGTCGCGATGGGCCGCGCGCTGATGCTCGACCCCAGGCTGCTGCTCCTCGACGAGCCCTCGGCCGGCCTGGCCCCGCGGATGGTGGACCGCCTGTTTGAACAGGTCAAGGCCATCAACTCAGCGGGGGTCGCCATCGTGATGGTCGAGCAAAACGCCCGGCGATCGCTCGAGATCGCCCACCGGGGGTACGTGCTGGCGGGCGGCCGCAAGCGCTTCGAGGGGCGCGGTGCGGACCTCCTCACCGACCCGGAGGTGGGGCGCCTTTACCTTGGCGGCTAGCGAACGCGGGGTCCATCGCCACCGTGGTCGTGCTGGTGGCCGGCCCCGTGATGGCGGGCTTCGCCGCTGCCGGCCCCGCCCCGCACGTAGGATTCGGGGTCGGCGTCAAAGGCCCGCTTGCAGCCCGGCCCGCAGAAGTAGTAGGTCGTCCCCTCAACCTCCGACGTGAACTTCGCTGTTTTCTCGTCGACTTCCATCCCGCACGGAAGACAGCGCGCCATCGTCCCTTCCCCTTTCATCGCGGCGCCGCGAGGGCAGCCGGTCTTCGCTGAAGCGGAACCGCCGCAGCCTCAGTGCGTTGGTGACCACCGACACCGAGCTGAACGCCATGGCAGCCCCCGCCAGCACCGGCGAGAGGAACCCCGCCGCCGCCACCGGGATGCCCACGGTGTTGTAGAACAGCGCCCAGAACAGGTTCTGGTACACGTTGCGGATGGTGGCCCGGCTCAGCCGGATGCTGTCCACCACGCCCGACAGGTCCCCGCGCATGAGCGTCATGTCGGCCGACTCGATGGCCACGTCCGTCCCGGTGCCGATAGCAAACCCCACGTCCGCCGTGGCCAGCGCCGGCGCGTCGTTGATCCCGTCCCCCACCATGCCGACGACCCTACCCTGGGCGTGCAGCTCCTTGACCTTCTCGGCCTTCTCCTGGGGCAGCACCTCGGCCAGGGTGTGGGCCTCGTCGATGCCCACCTGGCGGGCGATGGCCGCCGCCGTGCGCCGGTTGTCGCCGGTGATCATGTAGACCTCGATGCCCATACGCTGGAGCTGCCGGATGGCCTCGGCGGAGCCTTCCTTGACCGTGTCGGCCACGGCCACGACGCCCGCCACCCGGCCGTTTGTGGCCACGATCATGGCGGTCTTGCCCTGACCTTCGAGACGGGCCACGTGCGGTTCGACCGGCGCCGTCTCAATGCCCCGCTCCTGCATCAGGCGCCGGTTGCCGACCAGCACCTCGGTGCCGTCGGGCCGGCCGTTCGACGCGGAAGGCAGCACGGCCCGCACGCCCTGCCCGGGGATGGCCTCGAAGGCAGAGACGGCTTCCAGCGCCAGGCCCTTCTCGCGGGCCGCCTGTACGATGGCCTGCCCAAGGGGGTGCTCCGAGACGGCCTCGGCCGACGCCGCCACGGCCAGCAGGCGCCGCGCCGCCTCGCTTCCGGCCACCGCGGCGCCGTCGGAGCTCGCCGCACCGTCGGCGCCGTGGCCATCCGCCGGCAGCGGCACCACGTCGGTCAGGGCCGGTTCGCCCCGGGTGATGGTGCCGGTCTTGTCGAGGACCACGGCGTTGAGCCTGTGGGCGAGCTCCAGATGCTCACCGCCCTTGATGAGGATGCCCCGTTCGGCGCCTTTGCCGGTGCCCACCATGATGGAGGTCGGCGTCGCCAGGCCCATCGCGCAGGGACAGGCGATGACCAGCACGGCCACGAAGTTGACCAGCGCCCTGGTGAAGTTACCCGGGTCTCCCCACAAGTACCAGATGGCGAACGTCAGGGCCGCCACCGCGATGACCGCCGGCACGAAGTACGCGGACACCCGGTCGGCGTAGCGCTGGATGGGCGCCTTTCGCCCCTGAGCCTCCTCTACGATGCGGATGATCTGCGAAAGCGCCGTCTCCTTGCCCACCCGGGTGGCCTCGAAGGTGAAGCTGCCCGTCCTGTTGATGGTGGCGCCGATGACGATGTCGCCGGGCTTCTTGTCCACCGGCAGGCTCTCGCCGGTGATCATGGACTCGTCCACCGCCGAGTAGCCGTCGACCACGACGCCGTCCACCGGGATCTTCTCGCCCGGCCGCACCACGACCCGGTCCCCGACCTGGACCTGCTCGACGGGCACCTCCAGCTCGGTGCCGTCCCGCACCACCCGGGCCGTCCTGGCCTGCAGGCCCATCAGCTTGCGGATGGCCTCGCTGGTGCGGCCCTTGGCCAGCGCCTCCAGGTACTTCCCCAGGATGATGAGCGTGATGATGATGGCGCTCGTCTCGAAGTAGACGTGGTGCGCCCCGGGCACGAGCGGCCCTGCCAGCGTGATGACCAGGCTGTACAGATAAGCGGCCGAAGTGCCCATGGCCACCAGCACCGACATGTTGGCGCTCTTGTTCTTCAGCGTGTGGTAGCTGTCCCGGTAAAACTGCCAGCCGGCCACGAACTGCACGGGCGTCGCCATCGCCAGCTGGAACCATGGGTTGAAGAGGAGGCCCGGCAAGATCCGTCCGAGCGACGGGACGAGCTCGCCGAACATGTAAAGCAAAAGCGGTGACGAAAACAGCGCCGAAAGCCCAAGCATGCGCCGCTGGTGGCGGATCTCCCGTTCGCGGGCGCTCTTTTCGCGGTCGGCCTCTCCCTCCGCCGGAAACGCCCGGTACCCCTGCGCCTCGACGGCGCGGATGACCTCGTCGTCGGCGAGTTCGCCGATGTACTCCACCGTCGCCGTCTCCGTCGCGAAGTTGACCGACGCCGTCACCACGGCCGGAAGCCGCCCGAGGGCCTTCTCGACAGCTTGCGCACACGACGCGCAGCTCATCCCCTGGATGCGGTAGCGCTTCTCGGCGGTGCGAACCTGGTATCCCAGCGACTGGACCGCCTCGACGAGTTGCCGCGCCCGCACCTGATCCGGATCGAACTCGACCACGGCCTTCTCCAGAGCAAAGTTGACGGTGGCGCCCCTGACGCCGTCCGTCTTTTCGAGCTTCTTTTCGATGCGAACGGCGCACGATGCGCACGTCATGCCGCTCAGGTCGAGCGTGGCCTTGCGCGGCGCCGATGGCGATCTCGTTTCGGTGACCTGTGCGGACGGAGCCGCCATGGCAGAACCTCCATTCGCGATACCCCGTCAGGGTATCTTCCCGGCGCATTCTACGCCCCCGGGGTACCACCTGTCAACGGTGCGCCGGACAGGCGGGTGTCACCGGATAGGGGGCCCAGACGTTCGTCAGCCAGCGTCGAAAGCCGCCGGCAGCCACCGTCAGCCACCAGGTGTAAGGTGCGACGCCCATGAAGTAGCACTCGAACCCCATCCGCCGGGCGAG
This Bacillota bacterium DNA region includes the following protein-coding sequences:
- a CDS encoding ABC transporter substrate-binding protein translates to MGAAAGLFAAAGGLGRLTLRPLEALASQSALAPVKVGALLDFTGPLGEFGPHHRNALELAARQINQAAREVFGGPILQLIYEDASTTPSIGVDRARKLVEVDRVPAIIGALATGVTVPVAESVTIPAGVLQITHSGTSPLLSVLPADQGKDLLFRTVASDALQAVVAAQLAAGELVPGYRFSRAAVIYVNNPYGQGLASVFAESFKRRGGVVTAQVAVPEEPKPTYTPELAAALRDNPDVLVAATYPGQATVYLKEAVDVFGFKRFQFTDGTKSEEIVKVLGAGLVEGQLGTTPASDPQWAGWSRFAEAYQAAYGARPNLPYMDTAYDAVAVVGLAIARCLADGVPVTGVNLRDRLRRVSNPPGERVGVGDFAQALRLIRQGRDVDYTGAAGEVDFDENGDVITPVEIWRYHGGAIETVAIRRPNEIPRQ
- a CDS encoding ABC transporter ATP-binding protein, translated to MPPTPVEEPHPPDTLLEVSGLVKRFGGLRAVDGLTLRVRQGTITGLIGPNGAGKSTLFDLITGFAAPDAGRIRLRGDDITGLPPHRIFQKGVARTFQIPRVHRSLTVLENLMLVPPGQIGERPWNPWLRPGAVRRQEAAVRERALEVLAFVELLHEKDERAGHLSGGQRKLLELARTMMADPVLVLLDEPGAGVNPTLLRRLAGAIERLRRERGVTFLVIEHDMSLVMSLCNPVVVMSEGRKLAEGAPGAIREDPAVLEAYLGGQYAFAAV
- a CDS encoding ABC transporter ATP-binding protein, which encodes MALLRVKRLSAGYGDAQVLFDVSIEVGAGEIVCVIGPNGAGKSTLMKALFGLVQPSAGRIEFDGADVTGLSPERLVRLGMAYVPQVDNVFASLTVEENLEMGAFVLNEGLEARKERIFSLFPALRERRRQRVGRMSGGERQMVAMGRALMLDPRLLLLDEPSAGLAPRMVDRLFEQVKAINSAGVAIVMVEQNARRSLEIAHRGYVLAGGRKRFEGRGADLLTDPEVGRLYLGG
- a CDS encoding YHS domain-containing protein — its product is MEVDEKTAKFTSEVEGTTYYFCGPGCKRAFDADPESYVRGGAGSGEARHHGAGHQHDHGGDGPRVR
- a CDS encoding heavy metal translocating P-type ATPase; translation: MAAPSAQVTETRSPSAPRKATLDLSGMTCASCAVRIEKKLEKTDGVRGATVNFALEKAVVEFDPDQVRARQLVEAVQSLGYQVRTAEKRYRIQGMSCASCAQAVEKALGRLPAVVTASVNFATETATVEYIGELADDEVIRAVEAQGYRAFPAEGEADREKSAREREIRHQRRMLGLSALFSSPLLLYMFGELVPSLGRILPGLLFNPWFQLAMATPVQFVAGWQFYRDSYHTLKNKSANMSVLVAMGTSAAYLYSLVITLAGPLVPGAHHVYFETSAIIITLIILGKYLEALAKGRTSEAIRKLMGLQARTARVVRDGTELEVPVEQVQVGDRVVVRPGEKIPVDGVVVDGYSAVDESMITGESLPVDKKPGDIVIGATINRTGSFTFEATRVGKETALSQIIRIVEEAQGRKAPIQRYADRVSAYFVPAVIAVAALTFAIWYLWGDPGNFTRALVNFVAVLVIACPCAMGLATPTSIMVGTGKGAERGILIKGGEHLELAHRLNAVVLDKTGTITRGEPALTDVVPLPADGHGADGAASSDGAAVAGSEAARRLLAVAASAEAVSEHPLGQAIVQAAREKGLALEAVSAFEAIPGQGVRAVLPSASNGRPDGTEVLVGNRRLMQERGIETAPVEPHVARLEGQGKTAMIVATNGRVAGVVAVADTVKEGSAEAIRQLQRMGIEVYMITGDNRRTAAAIARQVGIDEAHTLAEVLPQEKAEKVKELHAQGRVVGMVGDGINDAPALATADVGFAIGTGTDVAIESADMTLMRGDLSGVVDSIRLSRATIRNVYQNLFWALFYNTVGIPVAAAGFLSPVLAGAAMAFSSVSVVTNALRLRRFRFSEDRLPSRRRDERGRDDGALSSVRDGSRRENSEVHVGG